The sequence GCCTTGATGGTTGGCATTAGTTTGGCCGTCGCAGGAGGGCTTCTTCAGGGGATGATAAGAAACCCGCTGGCTTCGCCTGATATCCTTGGCATAACCGGCGGGGCATCGGTGGCGGTAGTCGGCTTTCTGGCCGTTTTCAGCGGTGATAATAATGCATTGACTGTAAGCATAGAATGGATGCCTGTAGCAGCTTTTGCAGGTGCTTCGATCGTAGCGTTCCTTGTTTATTTTCTTTCCTGGAAAAATGGGGTTTCACCTGTGCGCCTTGTTTTGATTGGCATAGGCATATCCGCTATGATGCAGGCTTTGACCACTTTAATGATGATCATGGGTCCGATTTACCGGGCAAGTCAGGCAAATATCTGGATTACAGGAACGGTGTATGGTTCTACCTGGAGTAATGTCTCGGTGCTCGTTCCTTGGACAGTCATCATGCTATTGATTGCTTTCATCCTTGCACGGAATGTGAATGTACAGGAACTCGGGGAAGACATAGCCACGGGGGTCGGGGGACAGGTCCAGAGGCAGCGTTTTGTCCTGCTGCTTGTCAGCACTGCACTCATCGCCAGCTCGGTCGCTTTTGCCGGCGGAATCGGTTTTGTTGGCCTTATGGCTCCGCATATGGCAAGAAGGCTTGTCGGATCGGCATTTGGTGCTCTTTTGCCCGTATCGGCCGTCATTGGCGGGATCCTTGTCATGCTTGCTGACTTGATCGGACGTACGATGTTTTCGCCATTAGAAGTGCCGGCGGGCGTTTTTACGGCTGGAATCGGAGCACCATATTTTATATATCTGCTTTACAAGACACGCAATTCTTAATTCTGACAGAAAGGGGAATCGGCCATGAACCATGCAATTGAAACGGAAAAACTGACGCTATCATATGGAGATTCCATTATCATAAATGAATTAGACATAAAGATTCCCAAGGGAGAAATCACCGTTTTTATTGGAGGCAACGGCTGCGGAAAATCGACTTTGCTGCGCTCGATTGCCAGGCTGCTTAAACCCCAGGCGGGATCCATCCTGCTTGAAGGCGAGGCAATCTCAAGGCTTTCAACCAAACAGGTAGCCCGTAAA comes from Mesobacillus jeotgali and encodes:
- a CDS encoding FecCD family ABC transporter permease, which translates into the protein MSKYKSLRFFKGNISFLIDKKAAGIFFGLLVAALAVFVIGTGMGDMAISPLSVVAVFFGGGSDMERLVVQSFRLPRIIVALMVGISLAVAGGLLQGMIRNPLASPDILGITGGASVAVVGFLAVFSGDNNALTVSIEWMPVAAFAGASIVAFLVYFLSWKNGVSPVRLVLIGIGISAMMQALTTLMMIMGPIYRASQANIWITGTVYGSTWSNVSVLVPWTVIMLLIAFILARNVNVQELGEDIATGVGGQVQRQRFVLLLVSTALIASSVAFAGGIGFVGLMAPHMARRLVGSAFGALLPVSAVIGGILVMLADLIGRTMFSPLEVPAGVFTAGIGAPYFIYLLYKTRNS